From bacterium, a single genomic window includes:
- a CDS encoding translocase, with protein sequence MTAAAAAGRDRLLDRALRLFAPVRAGEGGTVLLMALNIFLLMTAYYVIKPVREALILAEWGAEAKIYASAGQALLLLGIVPLYSRLAGLLTVRRLITAVLVFFACCLVGFYGLAQLHVRLGIPFFLWVGIFNMMVVAQFWSFANDVYTPEQGKRLFALVGFGMSAGAVSGSSIAGALIEPLGVYQLMLLSAALLMASLGLTLVVAARRQRGAGPRDGATAGPDGAPAAADRLSGRSGFALVLRNRYLLLIGLMLVLANLVNTTGEYVLGARVTADRQAAVPAVVRTAGMDDAAWAAAERDRAATVGRAIGGFYADFFSVVNLVGLLTQLFLVSRLVGWLGVRRALLVLPLIALGGYACMAAVPLLGVARWAKTAENATDYSLQNTVRNMLFLPTTRDEKYQAKQALDTFFVRLGDVMAALVVLGGTTALHLAPSGFALANVGLAALWVLTALAIGRRFRQLTASA encoded by the coding sequence CGGGTCGCGACCGCCTGCTCGACCGCGCCCTGCGCCTGTTCGCCCCGGTGCGGGCCGGCGAGGGCGGCACCGTGCTGCTCATGGCCCTGAACATCTTCCTGCTCATGACGGCCTACTACGTCATCAAGCCGGTGCGCGAAGCGCTCATCCTGGCCGAGTGGGGGGCCGAGGCCAAGATCTACGCCTCGGCCGGTCAGGCCCTGCTCCTGCTCGGCATCGTGCCCCTCTACAGCCGGCTGGCCGGTCTGCTCACCGTGCGGCGCCTCATCACGGCGGTGCTCGTCTTCTTCGCCTGCTGCCTGGTGGGCTTCTACGGTCTGGCCCAGCTCCACGTGCGGCTGGGCATTCCGTTCTTCCTGTGGGTCGGCATCTTCAACATGATGGTGGTGGCCCAGTTCTGGTCGTTCGCGAACGACGTCTACACCCCCGAGCAGGGCAAGCGCCTCTTCGCCCTGGTGGGCTTCGGCATGTCGGCCGGGGCGGTGTCGGGCAGCTCCATCGCCGGCGCGCTCATCGAGCCGCTGGGCGTGTACCAGCTCATGCTGCTGTCGGCGGCGCTGCTCATGGCCAGCCTGGGCCTGACGCTGGTGGTGGCGGCGCGGCGCCAGCGCGGTGCCGGCCCGCGGGACGGTGCGACGGCCGGGCCGGACGGCGCCCCCGCCGCCGCGGATCGCCTCAGCGGCCGCAGCGGCTTCGCCCTGGTGCTGCGCAACCGCTACCTGCTGCTGATCGGGCTCATGCTCGTGCTGGCCAACCTGGTCAACACGACCGGCGAGTACGTGCTCGGTGCCCGGGTCACCGCCGATCGCCAGGCCGCCGTGCCCGCCGTCGTGCGCACCGCCGGCATGGACGATGCCGCCTGGGCGGCTGCCGAGCGCGACCGGGCCGCCACCGTGGGCCGGGCCATCGGGGGCTTCTACGCCGACTTCTTCTCGGTGGTGAACCTGGTGGGACTGCTCACCCAGCTCTTCCTGGTCTCGCGCCTGGTGGGCTGGCTCGGGGTGCGCCGGGCGCTGCTCGTGCTGCCGCTGATCGCGCTCGGAGGGTACGCCTGCATGGCGGCGGTGCCCCTGCTCGGCGTGGCCCGCTGGGCCAAGACGGCCGAGAACGCCACCGACTACTCCCTGCAGAACACCGTGCGGAACATGCTCTTCCTGCCGACCACGCGCGACGAGAAGTACCAGGCCAAGCAGGCCCTGGACACCTTCTTCGTGCGTCTGGGCGACGTCATGGCCGCCCTCGTGGTGCTGGGTGGGACCACGGCCCTGCATCTGGCGCCGTCGGGCTTCGCCCTGGCCAACGTGGGCCTGGCCGCCCTGTGGGTGCTGACCGCCCTGGCCATCGGGCGGCGCTTCCGGCAGCTGACCGCCTCCGCCTGA